Part of the Natronorubrum daqingense genome is shown below.
CATTTGTCTTTAGCTAAGCCTCACACCTCGGCTGCGTAGCAGTAGCGAGCGTCTCTTGTAAGATCGGCCGTTGCTTGTGGATCTTCTGTGCCTCTTCGATCAGCCGTTCCAACAGTGGCGGTGGCGAGTAGCCAAGGTAGTCACCGAGTTCGTGGAGGATGAGCTGGGCGTGCGACCGGAAGGTCGCCGCCCAGCGTTCCGGCGGAAACACGAGCTCATCGTCAGCCTGCTCGGTGACCAGATCCAACAGATCACGACTCACCAGCAGCGAAAGCAACGCTGCGTACAGCAAAATTTCCACGACAACAGGGTTGCTTGTGTCGAATTCGTCCAGTTCGTACTGCGTTTTCAGCTCACGAAACAACGTCTCTACCTCCCATCGGCACCGATACAGCGTTGCTAGATCTGCCGGCAGGAACTCCTCTCTCGGTAAGTTCGTGATGTATAGATGGTAGTCGTCGGCGTCCTCGTTGCGGACGCCGACGACGCGGAACCGTTTCGTGTCTACTGAACGAGTCCCCTCGTACTGACCTCGCTTGAACTCTGCTTCGACCTCCACGTCGATGTACTTCCGCGAGAGGTCATCGACCACATCGTGGATCTGCTCGCCTTCCAAGGGAATGGCGCGGCCGCGCCATTCCCGTAGTTCCGCCGTTATCACCGGATTCGCGCTCTTCTTCAGCCGACTCACGAAGTAGCCGTCGTTCTCGTCGATCAACGCGAAGCGGCGGTACTTGAAGTACGCGAGATCGAACAGAACGAGCCGCCCTTGGAGCCACGCGCCTGTCTTGAACAACGTGCTGTCGTGCGTTTTCTCGTCGGTCACGTCTGTCCGTTCAATCGTCTTGTCGGTGGCATTGTGGAGCAGGTGGAGCTTCGCTCCAGCCTGCTCCTCGTGGCGAGCTTGGAACTCGTCGGAAAGGAACTCGTGCAACCGCAGCACCGTTCCATCAGCGATCATCACGTCTCTGAATCGGTCGGTATCAGCGTCAACAGCCTCTGGAACAGCGACCTCGTCGAGACCACGCTCGACGAGGTCGCGGAGGTACTCTGCGAGTGACGGTGTGAGCCGGTGATAGAAGCCACCGGGAGAGATCGTCTCATCAGCCGTCGAGTTGTAGCTGCGTCTGAACCCAGCGAGTGTTCGGCTCTCGCCTGCGGCGAAGCCGAACACGAGCGCCCACACGAGGACGGGAATCTGGAGCTTGCCCTCTCGCTCGACCACGCCGAGTTCCTCGGCGTGCTCTTCGAGGAACTCGGAGGGAAAGAGAGTAGTGAGTCGACGCATGATCTTCGATGAGGAGCCGTTGTTGTGCACAGACTCGGCTTCCTCATTCCTCTCGAATAGAAGTCTCGATAAGCCGCCGCTGTCGCGTGGTTTCTCGCTTAGCTAAAGACGGATGGTCGGCCAACTCTTTGCCCGTCTGAACGCGTGGCATTTCGAAGTATCCGCTTCGATAGGCCAACTGCAAGACCTCCTGCTGGCGCGGCGTCAACCGCTCGAGAATGGTACTTTGAAGTGTCGCCCCTGGTTCGCGTGTTCGGGTCCGTCGTGAGAGCAATTCGAGATCTGGAACCTCTTGCGCGAGGCTGTCGACGAATGTACGGACGCTCGCCGATCCAGGGAGATCGACCACAACGGTTGCGGTTCCCGCATCAACCCGAAGCGACCGTACTGTCGCGTTCTGGTTGAGGACGAGACCAGCAAGACTCGGTTCGCTCAATCGCGCCTTGAATAGGGGGGCGTCGTCGCGCTCTACAAGGGAGGTCACTTCCGTGATCCCAAGTACGTCCTTACCGGCGGTCACCACTTGCTCGGGCGCCACGCCTGGCACGGTAAAGAAGACGGTTGCCACGTCGTCAGTTCCTGAAACGAGCCCCTCGAATTCGAGTTTGCTGTCGATAGCTTGTGCCAGGCGACACAGTGGCGTGTCTGCTGCCGTTGAGTGAAGCGTGAGTTCGACGACGCTATCGGCTTGGAACGAGCTCCTCGTTTCAACGGCGTTGATCGTGTGAGCGATCGTCTGGCCGAACTCGGCGAGGATGTCCGTATCCCAGTTCTCAGCGGGGGACCTGCCGTACACGACGAGCACGCCGTAGACAGACTCGTCGTATGTGAGTGGGATACTGAAACACGAACGTGCCCCCTGCTCGAGCGTGATTTCCCGGCACGACCCGCTTCGTGCGTCAGTGACGATATCCTCGATAACCTGCATCTCGCGGGTCCGTATTGCACTCACGAAGGGGGTCCGGAGCGACGGCTGGGTTGTCGTTCGCGATGGTGAGTTTCTGGAGGGTGCTGCTGTCGACACCCGCCCACGACCGCGGTCGGACAGAGTCTGCGTCGGCGTCGAACTCGCCGACCCAGGCGAACTCGTAGCGTGGAGATGCAATCAAGCGCTCACAGACTGCGTCGTCGATCGCGTCGACCGTCTCGGCTTCGACGAGGCTCGTGTCAATCTTACGGACGAGCGAGTTGAGTTGGTTGAGGCGGGTCAACTCCTCGTTTCGCTGCTCCAGTTGTGCCTCGCTTTTGGCGCGATCCCACGCGGTTTCGACGGTCGAAGCGACTGTCTCCACGAGGTCAATCGTTTGCTCGTCGAAGGTGTCGACCTCTGTCGAACCGAGACAGACGACCCCATGGCGACCCAGCGGGACAAATGCACGGCTTCGTAACAACGAACTCGAGCATCCTTGCGAGGACAAGCTACGCCTTTACTAAACTAGTCGATGGGGGTTTGAGACGTCATGAAAGCACTCCGCTGGCACGGCGAACAAGATGTCCGCGTCGACGATGTCCCTAAACCCGAGATCGAGGAACCGACGGACGCGATCGTCGAGATCACCGCGACGGCGATCTGCGGTTCGGATCTTCATCTCTACAACGACTTCATGCCGGGGATGCAGGAGGGCGATATCCTTGGTCACGAGCCGATGGGTGAGGTCGTCGAGGTCGGCGAGGAGGTCGACAACCTCCGCGAGGGCGACCGCGTCGTTATCCCGTTCACGATCAGCTGTGGCTCCTGTTGGTTCTGCGGGAACGACATGTACTCGCTGTGCGACGAGACCAATCCCAACGCCGACATGGCCGCGGAGTCGATGGGCCACTCGCCGGCCGGCCTCTTCGGCTTCTCGCACACGCTGGGCGGCTACGACGGCGGCCAGGCCGAGTACCTGCGGGTTCCCCACGCCGACGTCGGCCCGATCAAGATCGACTCGAACCTCTCGGACGAGGAGGTCCTGTTCCTCTCCGACATCTACCCGACGGGCTACATGGCCGCCGAGAACGCCGAGATCGAGGAGAACGACACGGTCGCGGTCTGGGGCTGTGGCCCAGTCGGCCAGTTCGCCATCCAGAGCGCCTGGATGATGGGCGCCGACCAGGTAATCGCGATCGACCGGATTCCCGAACGCCTCGAGATGGCACAGGGCCACGCCGACACCCAGGTGATCGACTACTCCGAGGAGGACGTCTACGATCGCCTGATGGACGCGACCGACGACTACGGGCCGGATCGGTGTATCGACGCCGTCGGCTCGGAAGCCCACTCGACCTGCGTCGATACCGTCCCCGACGAGCCCGACCGACCGTACGTGATCCAGCAGGCGGCCAAATCCTGTCGCAAGGGTGGAACGCTCTCGATCCCGGGCGTCTACATCGACGGGATGGACGACGTGCCGATGGGACCGATCATGAACAAGGCGCTGACGATCAACACCGGCCAAACCCACGTCCAGGCCTACCTCGACGAACTGCTTGAGACGATCGAGGACGGACAGATCGATCCCTCCGAAATCATCACGCACACGGGCGATCTCGACGACGGCCCCGAGATGTACCAGCGGTTCAACGACAAGGAGGACGACTGCGTCAAGGTCGTCCTCGAGCCGTAACGAAGGTTGATATACTATTTTATTTAATAGATGGCCAGCTAAGAATCGATCTTCAGATGATCGAGCAGATGCCTCTCTATCCCTGTAAATCGATTTTGTGCTGCGCGGCACTGTCTAGTTGAGTCGGTTTGAGAAGTGAGCAGGCCGTTGAGTTAATTTGGAAAGAAACTCGCCTGTTTCATCTTGCGGTAGCGAGGAAACCCCGTGCTTTAGCACGAGGAGGAATCGCGTTCGTTCGTGTCTCGACTCGCCCTACAACGGCCCCTCGGTGTCCAACGATCTCGCACCTTGGAGTAACACCCCTTTCCAGGTAAGGCCGTGCGCGTCTTTGATCTCGCTTAGGCGGTCGTACTCGTCTTGGTCGACTTCGATATTCAGATTGGGCATTTACACACATGGTTATTTTTTAGTTAGCTTTAACTATTGCTCTCTCGTACTCGTAGTTATGACGACGACCGCCACGAAAACGCTCGAAGCCACGCTTGCTTCGCCCACGGCGGGCAAAGAGCAACGGCTCGAGCGAACGGTGGCGACCTACCACCGCGCCCTTTTGGACGCCTTCGAGAGTGGTGCGGATACGCAAACGGCGGTTAACGATGTCGTCACGCCGTACAATCTCACGTCCTACGCCAAGGATGCGCTCAAGAACTACGTCCCGAAGCTTCGGGATACGTACAACGCGTCGGTGTTGGCCGACGACCATCCCGTTCGGTTCACGAACCGTGGGTTCAGTCTCGACCACTCCGACGAGCGTGCGTGCGAGTTCTGCTGGCGCGTACCACAGGCCGGACATGGCAACGCCTTCTGGATTCCGCTTCGGATTAACCCCGAACAGGAATCGCTCTGGTTCGACCTGCTCGACGGGGACGTCTCGGTCGGCGAGTTCCGACTGCAACAGCACCGCAAGAACTGGGTGCTGCACGTCACCGTCGAGTACGAGATCGCCGAACCAGAAACGCTGGACGACCCGACTCGAATTGGCTTCGATATCGGCGAGTCCAAACTGCTGGCGGGCTGTGCCTGTCAGAACGACACTCCGACCCAACCGTACATCTACGACGGCGGTCGTGCGCGAGCACTCCGAAAGGAGATGCACACGACGCTGAAGCGCCTGCAAGAACGCGACGCCTGCGAGTGGCGCGTAGATCAACGCTTCGATCACTACCAGAACGCCTTGACGGACATCGTCGAGAAGGCGTCTCGAGAAGCCGTCGAGTACGCCGAGTCCTTTGACGATCCGGTGATCGTACTCGAGGACTTGTCGTACATCCGCGAGAATCTGGATTACGGCACGTTCATGAACCGGCGTTTGCACGCGTGGGCGTTCGCCAGACTCACCGACCGCATCGAGGACAAGGCCCTCGAAGCCGGTATCCCGGTCGAGTTCGTGAATCCGCACTACACGTCCCAGACGTGCCACGCCTGCGGATATATCGGACGCCGCGGGTCGCAAGCTGAGTTCAAGTGTACGAACCCGGAGTGTTGGGTCACGGAGTACCAAGCAGATATCAACGCGGCGGCGAACATCGCCGATCGCGTTGATCCGTGGGGAGAGAGCGTTCCTTGGAAACCGGAACGTGATGACTCACCACGGAATGGGAGCCGTTGTGACACGGCCACAGGACACCGCACGCCGAGTCGGCAATCCCGACAGACGACGCTTGTGGCCTTCGAGTCCTGAAACCTCCCTCGACGCGAGGCTTCCCTTGTAGGAAGCCCCGCCCTTTAGGGCGGGTGAGGATGTCACTGATAGAGGGAACGCAAGAGATTTCTCCCCAAGATGAATAGTATCCACGTGCCGAGGAGCTTCATTGCCGATGTCGCGCTAACCCACCCCGATTTTCCCCTCGGGCCGACACTCAAAGCAATCCCGACTGCATCGATCACGGAAGAGTCAATTCGCCCAGCGACAACCGCAGACGAGCCGGCCGTCCTCTATCGGGTAACAGACGTCGACTTCCGGACCTTCGAGTCGGCACTCGAGCACGACGACACGGTTAGTGAGTGGGCCTAAACGATGGACTTCGGCGACACGCGGATGTACCGTGTCCAGCACAGTCCGGCGACGGAATTTGTCACCCCGACGCTATCCGACCTCGAGATCCACGTCATCAGTATCGAAAGTGCCGGCCGTGACTGGCACTTTCGGTTAGAGACGGCTGAGCGAGACCACCTCGGTGCATTTTGGGACCATTGTCGCGCCGAGGACATTCAGTTCGAACTGGAGACGCTCCGAAGTTCCGGGGCCCAGCCGATAAAGGAGCGCGTCAGCATTAAAGCAACACTGACCGAGCGTCAACTGGAGGTCGCCCGGGTCGCGGCCCAGATGGGTTACTACGACAAAGGCGGTGTCAGTGCGAAGGAGGTTGCCGCCGAACTCGGAATTGCTTCATCGACGTTATCGACCCATCTGCGCCGAATTAACGCAAATATCTTCGCCACGCTGTTCGACGATGCATCCGGATGAGATTCGCGACGTGGCCTGATTTCGGGCACCCGTTATAAGTGGGCGGATTATCTGT
Proteins encoded:
- a CDS encoding IS4 family transposase, coding for MRRLTTLFPSEFLEEHAEELGVVEREGKLQIPVLVWALVFGFAAGESRTLAGFRRSYNSTADETISPGGFYHRLTPSLAEYLRDLVERGLDEVAVPEAVDADTDRFRDVMIADGTVLRLHEFLSDEFQARHEEQAGAKLHLLHNATDKTIERTDVTDEKTHDSTLFKTGAWLQGRLVLFDLAYFKYRRFALIDENDGYFVSRLKKSANPVITAELREWRGRAIPLEGEQIHDVVDDLSRKYIDVEVEAEFKRGQYEGTRSVDTKRFRVVGVRNEDADDYHLYITNLPREEFLPADLATLYRCRWEVETLFRELKTQYELDEFDTSNPVVVEILLYAALLSLLVSRDLLDLVTEQADDELVFPPERWAATFRSHAQLILHELGDYLGYSPPPLLERLIEEAQKIHKQRPILQETLATATQPRCEA
- a CDS encoding bacterio-opsin activator domain-containing protein, producing the protein MSAIRTREMQVIEDIVTDARSGSCREITLEQGARSCFSIPLTYDESVYGVLVVYGRSPAENWDTDILAEFGQTIAHTINAVETRSSFQADSVVELTLHSTAADTPLCRLAQAIDSKLEFEGLVSGTDDVATVFFTVPGVAPEQVVTAGKDVLGITEVTSLVERDDAPLFKARLSEPSLAGLVLNQNATVRSLRVDAGTATVVVDLPGSASVRTFVDSLAQEVPDLELLSRRTRTREPGATLQSTILERLTPRQQEVLQLAYRSGYFEMPRVQTGKELADHPSLAKRETTRQRRLIETSIREE
- a CDS encoding GAF domain-containing protein; this translates as MSSQGCSSSLLRSRAFVPLGRHGVVCLGSTEVDTFDEQTIDLVETVASTVETAWDRAKSEAQLEQRNEELTRLNQLNSLVRKIDTSLVEAETVDAIDDAVCERLIASPRYEFAWVGEFDADADSVRPRSWAGVDSSTLQKLTIANDNPAVAPDPLRECNTDPRDAGYRGYRH
- a CDS encoding zinc-dependent alcohol dehydrogenase, whose product is MKALRWHGEQDVRVDDVPKPEIEEPTDAIVEITATAICGSDLHLYNDFMPGMQEGDILGHEPMGEVVEVGEEVDNLREGDRVVIPFTISCGSCWFCGNDMYSLCDETNPNADMAAESMGHSPAGLFGFSHTLGGYDGGQAEYLRVPHADVGPIKIDSNLSDEEVLFLSDIYPTGYMAAENAEIEENDTVAVWGCGPVGQFAIQSAWMMGADQVIAIDRIPERLEMAQGHADTQVIDYSEEDVYDRLMDATDDYGPDRCIDAVGSEAHSTCVDTVPDEPDRPYVIQQAAKSCRKGGTLSIPGVYIDGMDDVPMGPIMNKALTINTGQTHVQAYLDELLETIEDGQIDPSEIITHTGDLDDGPEMYQRFNDKEDDCVKVVLEP
- a CDS encoding RNA-guided endonuclease TnpB family protein, giving the protein MTTTATKTLEATLASPTAGKEQRLERTVATYHRALLDAFESGADTQTAVNDVVTPYNLTSYAKDALKNYVPKLRDTYNASVLADDHPVRFTNRGFSLDHSDERACEFCWRVPQAGHGNAFWIPLRINPEQESLWFDLLDGDVSVGEFRLQQHRKNWVLHVTVEYEIAEPETLDDPTRIGFDIGESKLLAGCACQNDTPTQPYIYDGGRARALRKEMHTTLKRLQERDACEWRVDQRFDHYQNALTDIVEKASREAVEYAESFDDPVIVLEDLSYIRENLDYGTFMNRRLHAWAFARLTDRIEDKALEAGIPVEFVNPHYTSQTCHACGYIGRRGSQAEFKCTNPECWVTEYQADINAAANIADRVDPWGESVPWKPERDDSPRNGSRCDTATGHRTPSRQSRQTTLVAFES
- a CDS encoding helix-turn-helix domain-containing protein, with product MDFGDTRMYRVQHSPATEFVTPTLSDLEIHVISIESAGRDWHFRLETAERDHLGAFWDHCRAEDIQFELETLRSSGAQPIKERVSIKATLTERQLEVARVAAQMGYYDKGGVSAKEVAAELGIASSTLSTHLRRINANIFATLFDDASG